A window of the Alphaproteobacteria bacterium genome harbors these coding sequences:
- a CDS encoding GGDEF domain-containing protein, with the protein MARPFPPSPLRPTHAKGPVPLAVPPRLGRAWQDILSKLDFAFQPIVNIHTGYCGGYEALLRNTSDAGFASIGDFFDCCHAQGVLPAIEGVLLAKAARKFATMPGAAKLRLFLNADNRALGALPVLQTLKSCLAEEGLSETAVTFEVSERHPFPLTLDPTQIIRELKRDAFKIAIDDFGIGFSGLQLLYQAEPEYLKIDRFFIAGISTDAKKKLFLANMVNVAHVLGIEVIAEGVETEQEFFSCKDIGCDLVQGYMIQHPTQETALLRTHYPDIEKLSRRERRQKGSDQKIIFEQIERLEPLAATSDMRTVFSRFRDAKNHNFLPVVDNAGEPMGLIRERDLKEFTYSTYGKEIICNKNFGYKITHFIARCPIADVHTPAEKILEIFSANASSEGVIIVENLKYVGFLGAHALLKVINEKNLAFARDQNPLTKLPGNSVIHGLVTEALADAENAYSFAYFDFDNFKPFNDKYGFRQGDRAILLFAEILSREAQSHGFAVGHVGGDDFFACFKGMDGEAVGALVRAIGLQFRYEVESFYDAPDRAAGFIEAHDREGNIRRFPLLTVSAAQLDLPSSHGPSTVEEIGWLIAELKKGAKASPDKICQATLITSCDSRLA; encoded by the coding sequence ATGGCTCGCCCATTTCCCCCGTCGCCCTTACGCCCGACGCACGCCAAGGGGCCGGTGCCGCTGGCCGTGCCGCCCCGCCTGGGCCGCGCCTGGCAAGACATTCTGTCCAAGCTGGACTTCGCCTTTCAGCCCATCGTCAACATCCATACCGGCTATTGCGGCGGCTACGAGGCGTTGTTGCGCAACACGAGCGATGCCGGGTTCGCCAGCATCGGCGATTTCTTCGATTGCTGCCATGCCCAGGGCGTCCTGCCCGCCATCGAAGGGGTGCTGCTGGCCAAGGCGGCGCGCAAGTTCGCCACCATGCCCGGCGCCGCCAAACTGCGCTTGTTCCTGAACGCCGACAACCGCGCCCTGGGCGCACTGCCGGTGCTGCAAACGTTGAAATCGTGCCTGGCCGAGGAAGGCCTGTCCGAAACCGCCGTCACCTTCGAAGTGTCCGAGCGCCACCCCTTTCCGCTGACGCTGGACCCCACCCAGATCATTCGCGAATTGAAGCGCGACGCCTTCAAGATCGCCATCGACGATTTCGGCATCGGCTTTTCCGGCCTTCAGCTTTTGTATCAGGCCGAGCCGGAATATCTGAAGATCGACCGTTTCTTCATCGCGGGCATCTCGACCGACGCCAAAAAGAAGCTGTTTCTCGCCAACATGGTCAATGTGGCGCATGTGCTGGGCATCGAGGTGATCGCCGAAGGGGTGGAGACCGAGCAGGAATTCTTCAGCTGCAAGGACATCGGCTGCGATCTGGTGCAGGGCTACATGATCCAGCATCCGACGCAAGAGACCGCTTTGTTGCGCACGCACTATCCCGACATCGAGAAACTGAGCCGCCGCGAGCGCCGCCAGAAGGGTTCCGACCAGAAGATCATTTTCGAACAGATCGAGCGGCTGGAGCCTTTGGCCGCCACCAGCGACATGCGCACTGTTTTCTCGCGCTTCAGGGACGCCAAGAACCACAATTTCCTGCCCGTGGTCGACAATGCGGGCGAGCCGATGGGTCTGATCCGCGAGCGCGACCTGAAGGAGTTCACCTATTCGACCTACGGCAAGGAAATCATCTGCAACAAGAATTTCGGCTACAAGATCACGCACTTCATCGCCCGGTGCCCGATCGCAGACGTGCATACGCCCGCCGAAAAGATCCTCGAAATCTTCTCGGCCAACGCCAGCTCGGAAGGGGTGATCATCGTCGAGAACCTGAAATATGTGGGGTTTCTGGGCGCGCACGCCCTGCTGAAGGTGATCAACGAAAAGAACTTGGCCTTCGCCCGCGATCAGAATCCGCTGACCAAACTGCCGGGCAATAGCGTCATTCACGGGCTGGTCACCGAAGCCCTGGCCGACGCCGAGAACGCCTATTCCTTCGCCTATTTCGATTTCGACAATTTCAAGCCCTTCAACGACAAATACGGTTTCCGCCAAGGAGACCGGGCCATTTTGCTGTTCGCCGAAATCTTGTCGCGCGAGGCGCAAAGCCATGGCTTTGCGGTGGGGCATGTGGGCGGCGACGACTTCTTCGCCTGCTTCAAGGGAATGGACGGCGAAGCGGTCGGCGCCTTGGTGCGCGCCATCGGCCTGCAATTTCGCTATGAGGTGGAAAGTTTCTACGACGCGCCCGACCGGGCGGCGGGCTTCATCGAGGCGCATGACCGGGAAGGCAATATCCGCCGCTTCCCGCTTCTGACCGTGTCGGCGGCCCAACTCGACCTTCCATCGTCGCACGGCCCATCGACGGTCGAGGAAATCGGCTGGCTGATCGCCGAGTTGAAGAAGGGGGCCAAGGCCAGCCCGGACAAGATCTGTCAGGCCACGTTGATCACCTCCTGCGACAGCCGACTGGCCTGA
- a CDS encoding ATP-binding cassette domain-containing protein: protein MSATPNRTPNKVIEVRDLVTHYGTRQILKGISLDIHEGEIMVIMGGSGSGKSTLLNHLLGLLKPSSGTVSILGQDINKLSAVEMTKLRTRMGVAFQGGALFSSMTVGENILLPLREHTELDHSTMAIMARLKMEVVKLADFENLMPSELSGGMIKRAALARAIVMDPRLLFCDEPSAGLDPVVSAAIDELIITLRDAMGMTIVVVTHELESAFRIADRICVLDRGDILMVDTVEAVRSTSNERIQNLLNRRLEEATLDPDDYMRRLTIGI, encoded by the coding sequence ATGAGCGCCACCCCCAACCGCACCCCCAACAAGGTGATCGAGGTCAGAGACCTCGTGACCCATTACGGCACCCGCCAGATCCTGAAGGGCATCTCGCTTGACATCCACGAAGGCGAGATCATGGTCATCATGGGCGGCTCGGGTTCGGGGAAGAGCACGCTGCTTAACCATCTGCTGGGCCTTTTGAAGCCGTCGTCGGGAACGGTCAGCATCCTGGGCCAGGACATCAACAAACTGTCCGCCGTCGAGATGACCAAGCTGCGCACGCGCATGGGCGTGGCCTTTCAGGGCGGCGCCCTGTTCAGTTCGATGACGGTCGGCGAGAATATTCTGCTGCCGCTGCGCGAACACACAGAACTTGACCACAGCACCATGGCCATCATGGCGCGCCTGAAAATGGAAGTGGTGAAGCTGGCCGATTTCGAAAATCTGATGCCCAGCGAATTGTCGGGCGGCATGATCAAGCGGGCCGCCCTGGCCCGCGCCATCGTGATGGACCCCAGGCTATTGTTCTGCGACGAGCCGTCGGCGGGGCTGGACCCCGTCGTGTCGGCGGCCATCGATGAGTTGATCATCACCCTGCGCGACGCCATGGGCATGACCATCGTGGTGGTCACCCACGAATTGGAAAGCGCCTTTCGCATCGCCGACCGCATCTGCGTGTTGGACCGGGGCGACATCTTGATGGTCGATACGGTCGAAGCCGTGCGCTCAACCAGCAACGAACGCATTCAGAATCTGTTGAACCGGCGGCTCGAGGAGGCGACACTCGACCCCGACGATTACATGCGCCGCCTGACCATTGGAATATAA
- a CDS encoding STAS domain-containing protein translates to MNISVREDRGFLVMTLDGEADLQHTPTLRKMLLESVSGGKPVVVDMSNVSYIDSSGVASLVEAYQSARKKGFSFALAGLSPAALRVLQLARLDRVFTIHATLDAAVGG, encoded by the coding sequence ATGAACATTTCCGTACGCGAAGACCGCGGCTTTCTGGTCATGACGCTGGATGGAGAAGCCGATCTTCAGCACACGCCTACGCTGCGCAAGATGCTGCTGGAATCGGTTTCCGGCGGCAAGCCGGTGGTGGTCGACATGTCGAATGTCAGCTATATCGACAGTTCCGGCGTCGCCAGTCTGGTCGAGGCCTATCAGTCGGCCCGGAAAAAGGGCTTTTCCTTCGCTCTGGCGGGCTTAAGTCCGGCCGCGCTGCGCGTGCTGCAATTGGCCAGGCTGGATCGGGTGTTCACCATCCATGCCACGCTGGACGCGGCGGTCGGAGGATAA
- a CDS encoding FkbM family methyltransferase: MTDPTPATDIDILPPFEAFERALDLQRSGQLEQAASAYEQAMAEQPDHIPSLVNAAVVLRRLGKLEASLRLLYKALEIDPRQPGMWQNLGETLRRLKRLHEAVGAFKRAAQDSNILLAAVSGLALALKEAGQLDEALSAMETLLAKEPGNVAAWAAFSDVLFDAGQDDAAQLALERAIRLKPTSAGHHLRMAFHKSQQGQYQAAEAIYRALLRQGGEGLAAVHTGLAQTLISQGRLEEAQPPIARAMELDANLIDSHLARARLHFLAGRLGPGWADYEWRKRHIDFTPPHLPVPVWDGLPLAGRSILLLGEQGAGDTIQFLRYVPMLVAGGGKVFLATSPALAPLLQSMPGLADVVTDGKGLPKTDCYAHLLDLPALFKTELSCIPARVPYLLAPSVPENLKIKVPQGAHLKVGLAFAGNPRHRGDRLRSMAFAKLAPLFGLQGAAFYSLQVGQDLPVEAKPFLDSGLLVDLAPRIGSFADTAALVSQLDLVISVDTALVHLAGALGKPAWVLLPFAPDWRWLLTCQDSPWYPTLTLFRQPRPNDWDGVVRRVFIALQEKSAAQDILTLPSAAKRDDGRPRFTMTLPRSLLKDPGAAFILKRESHFGGYEYATRAFLDAHLAPGDVVLDIGAHWGVIALSCASRWPGQVRVLAVEADASNAARLNDWAAANGLAHMIETVVAGCADKPGQGRLAAGGNSSMGFSVLPDPKGALRLVSVDSLLAERPSLRDARCFVKIDVEGMEPEVVAGMKGLLASGQVAAIILERGRGFDEGAPRKNFTRLLAGLTGQGFRLMRFANEQLGGPLIPFVDTEDLCNFIALAPGFAPLDSYPRPPVSQAVAPTQPERARQEGEAKAKRTTNLKSALTSDAGFWADPANLSWLAIERAAAAASLLPQKGRVLDLGAGQMFLKKHLAPGVDYVPCDLVPWTEGTLACDLNQGQFPDGAFDAVALLEVLEFLHDPGKVLTACRKASPSLVLTYRLRDKDKIKERRAQGWFNDFDEKQLRALLEEAGWRIDLFVPAPEAKTTLILAKPLPG; the protein is encoded by the coding sequence ATGACCGACCCAACGCCCGCGACCGATATCGATATCTTGCCGCCCTTCGAGGCGTTCGAGCGAGCGCTGGATCTGCAAAGGTCTGGCCAATTGGAGCAGGCCGCCAGCGCCTATGAACAGGCGATGGCCGAACAGCCCGATCACATTCCCTCGCTGGTCAATGCCGCCGTGGTGCTGCGCCGCCTGGGCAAGCTGGAAGCCTCGCTGCGCCTGCTCTACAAGGCGTTGGAGATCGATCCCCGCCAGCCCGGCATGTGGCAGAATCTGGGCGAGACCTTGCGCCGCCTGAAGCGCCTGCACGAAGCGGTCGGCGCTTTCAAGAGGGCGGCGCAGGATTCGAACATCCTGTTGGCGGCGGTCAGCGGCCTAGCGCTAGCGCTTAAGGAAGCGGGCCAGTTGGACGAGGCGTTGTCGGCCATGGAAACGCTGCTGGCCAAGGAGCCTGGCAATGTCGCCGCCTGGGCCGCTTTCAGCGACGTCTTGTTCGATGCGGGTCAGGATGATGCGGCGCAACTGGCGCTGGAGCGCGCCATTCGCCTAAAGCCGACCTCGGCTGGCCATCATCTTAGGATGGCTTTCCACAAATCGCAGCAGGGCCAGTATCAGGCGGCGGAAGCGATCTATCGCGCCTTGCTGCGCCAAGGCGGCGAAGGCCTGGCGGCGGTTCATACCGGCCTAGCCCAGACGTTGATCAGCCAGGGGCGGCTGGAGGAGGCCCAGCCCCCCATTGCAAGGGCGATGGAGCTGGACGCCAATCTGATCGATAGCCATCTGGCGCGGGCGAGGCTTCATTTCCTGGCGGGCCGCCTGGGTCCCGGCTGGGCCGATTACGAATGGCGCAAGCGTCACATCGATTTCACGCCGCCCCATCTGCCTGTGCCGGTCTGGGACGGCCTGCCCTTGGCCGGGCGCTCGATTCTGCTGCTGGGCGAACAGGGTGCTGGCGACACGATTCAGTTCCTTCGCTATGTGCCCATGCTGGTGGCGGGCGGCGGCAAGGTGTTTCTAGCCACTTCGCCAGCACTTGCCCCCTTGCTGCAATCGATGCCGGGTTTGGCCGATGTGGTGACCGACGGCAAAGGCCTGCCCAAGACCGACTGCTACGCCCATCTATTGGACCTGCCCGCCTTGTTCAAGACCGAGTTGTCTTGCATTCCCGCCCGCGTGCCGTACCTGTTGGCCCCGTCAGTGCCAGAGAATTTGAAAATCAAGGTCCCGCAGGGGGCGCATCTAAAGGTGGGGCTGGCCTTTGCGGGCAATCCGCGCCACCGGGGCGATCGGCTGCGCAGCATGGCCTTTGCCAAGCTGGCTCCCTTGTTCGGCTTGCAAGGTGCGGCCTTCTATTCCTTGCAGGTCGGACAGGACCTGCCCGTCGAGGCCAAGCCCTTTCTTGACAGCGGCTTGCTGGTCGATTTGGCCCCGCGGATCGGCTCGTTCGCCGATACGGCGGCGCTGGTTTCGCAATTGGATCTGGTCATTTCGGTCGATACGGCGCTGGTGCATCTGGCGGGCGCTTTGGGCAAGCCCGCCTGGGTGCTGCTGCCCTTTGCTCCCGACTGGCGATGGCTGCTGACCTGCCAGGATTCGCCTTGGTATCCGACGCTGACCTTGTTTCGCCAGCCGCGCCCCAATGACTGGGACGGCGTCGTGCGCCGAGTCTTCATAGCGCTGCAGGAAAAATCGGCGGCGCAAGACATTCTAACCTTGCCTTCGGCGGCTAAGCGCGACGACGGACGGCCGCGTTTCACCATGACGCTGCCCAGAAGCCTGCTTAAGGATCCGGGGGCCGCCTTCATCCTCAAACGCGAAAGCCATTTTGGCGGCTATGAATACGCGACGCGCGCCTTTCTCGATGCGCATTTGGCGCCCGGCGACGTCGTTCTCGATATCGGCGCCCATTGGGGCGTGATCGCCCTTTCCTGCGCTAGTCGTTGGCCGGGCCAAGTGCGGGTGCTGGCCGTCGAGGCCGATGCGTCGAACGCGGCAAGGCTGAATGACTGGGCGGCGGCCAACGGCTTGGCCCATATGATCGAAACCGTGGTGGCGGGCTGCGCCGACAAGCCGGGCCAGGGGCGGCTGGCGGCGGGCGGCAACAGCAGCATGGGATTCTCGGTTCTGCCCGACCCCAAGGGGGCGTTGCGTCTGGTCAGCGTCGATTCCCTGCTGGCCGAGCGGCCCAGCCTTCGAGATGCGCGCTGCTTCGTCAAGATCGACGTAGAAGGCATGGAACCCGAAGTCGTGGCGGGTATGAAAGGCCTGCTGGCAAGCGGGCAGGTGGCGGCGATCATTCTGGAACGCGGGCGAGGATTCGACGAGGGCGCGCCTCGCAAGAATTTCACGCGTTTGCTGGCCGGGCTGACCGGGCAGGGCTTTCGTCTGATGCGCTTTGCCAACGAGCAACTAGGCGGCCCCTTGATTCCCTTCGTCGATACCGAGGATTTGTGCAATTTCATCGCTCTGGCGCCGGGCTTTGCGCCGCTGGACAGCTATCCGCGCCCGCCGGTTTCGCAGGCCGTGGCCCCCACCCAACCCGAACGGGCGCGCCAGGAAGGCGAGGCCAAGGCCAAGCGCACGACCAATTTGAAATCGGCCCTGACCAGCGATGCGGGTTTCTGGGCCGATCCGGCCAATCTGTCTTGGCTGGCCATCGAGCGTGCCGCCGCCGCCGCCTCGTTGCTGCCGCAAAAGGGCCGCGTGCTTGACCTGGGGGCGGGGCAGATGTTTTTGAAAAAGCATCTGGCGCCAGGGGTCGATTACGTACCTTGCGATCTCGTACCTTGGACGGAAGGCACGCTGGCTTGCGATCTCAATCAGGGCCAGTTCCCGGACGGCGCATTCGACGCCGTCGCCCTTCTCGAGGTTCTGGAATTCCTGCATGATCCGGGCAAGGTTCTTACGGCTTGCCGCAAGGCCAGCCCGTCCTTGGTGCTGACCTACCGGCTGCGCGACAAGGACAAGATCAAGGAGCGGCGCGCCCAGGGCTGGTTCAATGATTTCGACGAGAAACAGTTGCGCGCCCTGTTGGAAGAGGCGGGCTGGCGGATCGATCTGTTCGTTCCCGCCCCTGAAGCCAAAACGACGCTTATTCTGGCCAAGCCTCTGCCCGGCTGA
- a CDS encoding head-tail connector protein, whose amino-acid sequence MNEQNDPEAQRVVLKRFEKAKERRNVWEGHWQECYDYALPSRGGPLLSSQPGAKRTDRLFDGTAPDCVDQLAASLLAQLTPPWAQWFGLAAGPDLTPEEREVAAPVLEKAGAALQSHFDRSNFAIEMHQCYLDLVTAGTASLLFEEAPLGSASAFRFTAIPLAQLALEESVEGRLDTTFRSSEMTISAIRERFPKAQLPESMDRKSKDAADARFKVVEAVLPERHGYAYHAILDGEGTGGAATLAEGRFDMSPFINFRWLKAPGEVYGRSPVMKSLPDIKTANKVVELVLKNATIAVTGIWQADDDGVLNPANIKLVPGTIIPKAVGSAGLTPLETPGRFDISQLMLTDLRQRISHALLADRLGQIDAPNMTATEVLERSAEMARLLGATYGRLQSELLTPLVMRAVAILKRRGEIPGLSIDGHQIELIYKSPLANERGREDAKNTLQWLTAVMSFGPPANQVVDLGAAARWLAKALNVPAELLRAAPASPGVDPALTSLITGMAQGAVAPQPSDARPVQGGVP is encoded by the coding sequence ATGAACGAACAGAATGACCCCGAAGCGCAGCGCGTCGTGCTGAAGCGATTCGAAAAGGCCAAAGAGCGGCGCAATGTTTGGGAAGGCCATTGGCAGGAATGTTACGATTATGCGCTGCCGTCGCGCGGCGGCCCCTTGCTGTCGTCGCAGCCCGGCGCCAAGCGCACTGACCGACTGTTCGACGGCACGGCGCCCGATTGCGTCGATCAGTTGGCGGCCAGCCTGCTGGCGCAGCTGACGCCGCCCTGGGCGCAATGGTTCGGCCTGGCGGCTGGTCCCGACCTGACGCCCGAAGAGCGTGAAGTCGCCGCCCCGGTTCTTGAAAAGGCGGGAGCGGCCCTGCAAAGCCATTTCGACCGGTCGAACTTCGCCATCGAAATGCATCAGTGCTATCTCGATCTGGTCACGGCGGGCACGGCGTCGCTTTTGTTCGAGGAAGCGCCGCTGGGGTCGGCCTCGGCCTTTCGCTTTACCGCCATTCCCTTGGCGCAGTTAGCACTTGAGGAAAGCGTGGAAGGCAGGCTCGACACCACCTTCCGCTCGAGCGAGATGACGATCAGCGCCATCCGCGAGCGATTTCCGAAGGCGCAATTGCCCGAAAGCATGGACCGCAAAAGCAAGGACGCCGCCGATGCGCGCTTCAAGGTGGTCGAAGCCGTGCTGCCCGAACGGCACGGCTACGCCTATCACGCCATTCTGGACGGCGAGGGGACAGGCGGAGCCGCGACCTTGGCCGAAGGGCGGTTCGACATGTCGCCCTTCATCAATTTTCGCTGGCTGAAGGCGCCGGGCGAGGTCTATGGCCGCTCGCCGGTCATGAAAAGCCTGCCCGACATCAAGACCGCCAACAAGGTCGTCGAACTGGTGCTGAAGAACGCCACCATCGCCGTCACCGGCATTTGGCAGGCCGATGACGACGGCGTGCTCAATCCGGCCAACATCAAGCTGGTGCCGGGCACGATCATTCCCAAGGCGGTGGGGTCGGCTGGCCTGACGCCCTTGGAAACGCCGGGTCGTTTCGACATTTCGCAACTGATGCTGACCGATTTGCGCCAGCGCATTTCGCACGCCTTGTTGGCCGACCGGCTGGGACAGATCGACGCGCCCAACATGACCGCGACCGAGGTGCTTGAACGATCGGCGGAAATGGCGCGCCTGTTGGGCGCCACCTATGGACGCTTGCAATCGGAATTGCTGACGCCCTTGGTGATGCGCGCCGTCGCCATCTTGAAGCGGCGCGGCGAAATCCCCGGCCTGTCCATCGACGGCCATCAGATCGAGCTGATCTACAAATCGCCGCTCGCCAACGAACGCGGGCGCGAGGATGCGAAGAATACGTTGCAATGGCTGACCGCCGTCATGTCGTTCGGGCCGCCAGCCAATCAAGTCGTCGATCTAGGAGCGGCCGCCCGTTGGCTCGCCAAGGCGCTGAACGTGCCTGCCGAGCTGTTGCGCGCCGCTCCCGCCTCGCCGGGCGTCGATCCTGCCCTGACCTCCCTGATCACCGGGATGGCGCAAGGCGCGGTCGCACCCCAGCCCAGCGACGCCAGGCCGGTTCAGGGAGGGGTGCCATGA
- a CDS encoding helix-turn-helix transcriptional regulator, protein MLRHADIWHAIDRLAFKHGLTASGLARKAGLDPTTFNKSKRTSPEGKLRWPSTESVAKVLTATGASIAEFVTMIDNPDETGAVQRIPLIGLAQAGSDGYFDDAGYPTGAGWDEIPFPEMGDSKAYALEITGDSMEPLYREGDIVIVSPAAQIRRADRVIVKTNDGEVMVKQLLRRTAKFVDLQSLNDQHPNRSLPIEEVALIHRVVWASQ, encoded by the coding sequence ATGCTGCGTCACGCCGATATATGGCATGCCATCGACCGTCTGGCTTTCAAGCACGGGCTGACGGCGTCCGGTCTTGCCCGCAAGGCGGGGCTTGATCCCACCACCTTCAACAAGAGCAAGCGCACCAGCCCCGAAGGCAAATTGCGCTGGCCTTCGACGGAAAGCGTGGCCAAGGTCTTGACCGCCACCGGCGCCTCGATCGCGGAATTCGTCACCATGATCGACAATCCCGACGAGACGGGCGCGGTGCAGCGCATTCCGCTGATCGGACTGGCTCAGGCCGGTTCCGACGGCTATTTCGACGATGCGGGCTACCCCACCGGCGCCGGCTGGGATGAAATCCCTTTCCCGGAAATGGGCGACAGCAAGGCCTATGCGCTGGAGATCACCGGCGATTCGATGGAACCGCTTTATCGCGAGGGCGACATCGTCATCGTCTCGCCCGCCGCCCAGATCCGCCGCGCCGACCGCGTGATCGTGAAAACCAACGATGGCGAGGTGATGGTCAAGCAGCTTTTGCGCCGCACCGCCAAATTCGTCGATCTGCAATCCTTGAACGATCAGCATCCCAACCGGTCCTTGCCGATCGAAGAGGTGGCGCTGATCCATCGCGTGGTCTGGGCCAGCCAGTAA
- a CDS encoding ABC transporter permease produces MPARHLHLVEKTGRATIAGIAEIGYGAFLLGESLFWLVMGRRRRQPVRFGAVVAEAMEFGVRAVPIVAILAGTVGAMLAIQGIHTLKTFGAESRVTFGVALSVVREFAPLITGIVVAGRSGSALAARLGTMRINQEIDALHVMGIDPVRFLVAPALLAMLVVLPLLTLLADFVALTGAGMYICMDLGMDFPAYWERVIEALKVDDLGHGLGKSVIFAVLVTLVGVVNGSLVQGGAEGVGKATTRSVVHAISAIVVTDMLFAFVLTR; encoded by the coding sequence TTGCCCGCCCGCCACCTTCATCTCGTCGAGAAGACCGGGCGCGCCACCATCGCTGGCATCGCCGAGATCGGCTATGGCGCCTTCCTGCTGGGCGAAAGCCTGTTCTGGCTGGTCATGGGCAGAAGGCGGCGCCAGCCGGTGCGCTTCGGCGCCGTGGTCGCCGAGGCGATGGAGTTCGGCGTGCGCGCCGTTCCCATCGTGGCCATCCTGGCAGGAACCGTGGGCGCCATGCTGGCCATCCAGGGCATCCATACGCTCAAGACCTTCGGCGCCGAGTCCCGCGTCACCTTCGGGGTGGCGCTGTCGGTGGTGCGCGAATTCGCCCCCCTCATCACCGGCATCGTGGTGGCCGGGCGCTCAGGCTCGGCGCTGGCGGCGCGCCTTGGCACCATGCGCATCAACCAGGAAATCGACGCGCTGCACGTCATGGGCATTGATCCTGTGCGTTTTCTGGTGGCCCCCGCCCTGCTGGCCATGCTGGTCGTGCTGCCGCTTCTGACCCTGCTGGCCGATTTCGTGGCCCTGACCGGGGCGGGCATGTATATCTGCATGGATCTGGGCATGGATTTTCCCGCCTATTGGGAACGGGTGATCGAAGCCCTGAAGGTCGATGATCTGGGCCACGGACTTGGCAAAAGCGTGATCTTCGCCGTGTTGGTGACCTTGGTCGGCGTGGTCAACGGTTCCCTGGTTCAGGGCGGCGCCGAGGGGGTGGGCAAGGCGACCACGCGGTCGGTCGTACACGCCATCAGCGCCATCGTGGTCACCGACATGCTGTTCGCCTTCGTGCTGACCAGATAG
- a CDS encoding SpoIIE family protein phosphatase translates to MIDSHPHGLAEHLDLIAAMSLSFATSQNLDASLKHGLERIADALNAEAASLFLAEKGELVCHACAGPVDITGLRIPVSSGIVGRAVTGRTTQTVFDVRNDPDFHANVDSKTGFVTRSILCAPMVVRNEALGAIELINKSTGDGLFDAPDARVLEALASAAALALLNARMAQALVEQERMKREMELAAQIQHSLLPEDRPAPFPIAGLGRPFREVAGDFYDILPLPDGRIGFCLGDVSGKGMDAALLMAKTASLFRALAKDECDPALLVARINDELCETASQGKFVTLVAGFLDASGQKLSFANAGHEPPLLIRKGQPAMSLPAPSPPVGILPGTVYESEEVALDGGTLYIFTDGLTESTGEDGTMLGAEGVAALIGEQKDDAPLTDKLAALADGALAPGRQVHDDLTLLAVDGSQQPVDGQQFQPILRLARLDVPAQPDRLKMVRRVVAESAALAGLSDEKNADLVLAVDEAMQNIIRHAYGGPSDKPVNIDISKEEGHLVVRMTDYAPAVDPTRIRPRDLDDVRPGGLGTHFIQSVLDDHRFEQPPPGAGNRLKLSIRIEQGPLP, encoded by the coding sequence ATGATCGATTCCCATCCGCACGGACTGGCCGAACACCTGGATCTCATCGCCGCGATGAGCCTAAGTTTCGCCACGTCGCAGAATCTGGACGCCAGTTTGAAGCACGGGCTGGAGCGAATCGCCGACGCCCTGAACGCCGAGGCGGCGTCGCTGTTCCTGGCCGAAAAGGGCGAGTTGGTGTGCCATGCCTGCGCCGGGCCGGTCGACATCACCGGCCTGCGCATTCCGGTTTCCAGCGGCATCGTGGGCCGCGCCGTCACCGGCCGCACTACCCAGACAGTCTTCGACGTTCGAAACGATCCCGACTTTCACGCCAATGTCGACAGCAAGACCGGCTTCGTCACGCGCTCGATCCTGTGCGCCCCCATGGTGGTGCGCAACGAAGCCCTGGGCGCCATCGAGCTGATCAACAAATCGACCGGCGACGGATTGTTCGACGCCCCGGACGCCCGCGTGCTGGAGGCCCTGGCCTCGGCCGCCGCCCTGGCCCTGTTGAACGCCCGCATGGCCCAAGCTCTGGTCGAACAAGAACGCATGAAGCGCGAAATGGAGCTGGCCGCGCAAATCCAGCACAGCCTGCTGCCCGAAGACCGGCCCGCCCCCTTTCCCATCGCGGGGCTGGGCCGCCCCTTCCGCGAAGTGGCCGGCGATTTCTACGACATCCTGCCTTTGCCGGACGGCCGCATCGGCTTTTGCCTGGGCGACGTTTCCGGCAAGGGCATGGATGCCGCCCTTTTGATGGCCAAGACGGCCAGCCTGTTTCGCGCCCTGGCCAAGGACGAATGCGATCCAGCGCTTCTGGTCGCGCGCATCAACGACGAATTGTGCGAAACCGCCAGCCAGGGAAAATTCGTGACTCTGGTGGCGGGCTTCCTGGATGCGTCGGGACAGAAACTATCCTTCGCCAATGCGGGCCACGAACCGCCGCTGCTGATCCGCAAGGGCCAGCCCGCCATGTCGCTTCCCGCCCCGTCGCCGCCCGTGGGCATTCTGCCGGGAACGGTTTACGAATCCGAAGAGGTGGCGCTTGACGGAGGAACCTTGTACATCTTCACTGATGGCCTGACCGAAAGCACGGGGGAGGACGGGACAATGCTGGGAGCCGAGGGCGTCGCCGCCTTGATCGGCGAGCAAAAGGACGATGCGCCGCTGACCGACAAGCTGGCGGCCCTGGCCGATGGCGCCCTGGCCCCAGGGCGTCAAGTGCATGACGATCTGACCCTGCTGGCCGTCGATGGCAGCCAGCAGCCGGTTGACGGCCAACAGTTCCAACCCATCTTGCGCCTGGCCAGACTGGACGTGCCGGCACAGCCCGACCGCTTGAAGATGGTGCGCCGCGTAGTGGCCGAATCGGCGGCGCTGGCCGGGTTATCGGATGAAAAGAACGCCGATCTGGTGCTGGCGGTCGACGAGGCCATGCAGAACATCATCCGCCACGCCTATGGCGGCCCTTCGGACAAGCCGGTAAATATCGACATTTCGAAGGAAGAAGGACATCTGGTGGTGCGTATGACCGATTACGCGCCCGCGGTTGACCCAACGCGCATCCGGCCCCGTGACCTGGACGATGTGCGCCCCGGCGGGCTTGGCACCCATTTCATCCAGTCCGTGCTGGACGACCACCGTTTCGAACAGCCCCCGCCGGGGGCAGGCAACCGCCTCAAGCTGTCTATTCGTATCGAACAAGGACCCTTGCCATGA